One genomic region from Bacteroidales bacterium encodes:
- a CDS encoding LuxR C-terminal-related transcriptional regulator produces the protein MKSVYIAVKSKKLSNDFCTCIDKSDYAKVTATFNSLKECKKKLSDQLPDILILGLDLTDGYWVDFCTEIRKKHPALKILIITSYEEYSVFKIPLNNLSSGYISKDALPKVIISAIQAVLEGKFFRYDKMVVPQETEESEPEKLLAVIQQKAQMINNDSNSQDAIENLSQLMDATEKYRRLKIKNLIADKKDELDSDCLDQYIKLLIESLLVKGYPNWDIADTLNINIETVRIYRMEFILNISGQNSMILNKNRNKESIPLGRREQQLLRLIAAGYTNEEIANDILYVDIETVKTIRKNLILKFDAKNAMSMVISALRLGLIKIEDIEV, from the coding sequence AGTATATATTGCGGTTAAAAGCAAGAAATTGAGCAACGATTTTTGCACATGTATAGATAAGTCCGATTATGCCAAAGTAACCGCCACATTCAACTCACTAAAGGAATGCAAGAAAAAATTGTCCGATCAACTTCCCGACATCCTGATTCTTGGATTAGATTTAACTGATGGTTACTGGGTGGATTTTTGCACTGAGATACGGAAAAAACATCCTGCCTTAAAAATTCTGATCATCACTTCTTATGAGGAATATTCCGTCTTCAAAATTCCCTTGAACAATTTAAGTTCAGGTTATATTTCAAAAGATGCCTTGCCTAAAGTGATCATTTCTGCCATTCAAGCGGTCCTGGAAGGTAAGTTTTTCCGTTATGACAAGATGGTTGTTCCTCAGGAAACAGAAGAATCCGAGCCTGAAAAGCTACTTGCCGTTATCCAACAAAAGGCCCAAATGATAAACAATGACAGTAACAGTCAGGACGCGATCGAAAATTTGTCGCAGTTGATGGACGCTACCGAAAAGTACCGCAGATTGAAAATCAAAAACCTGATCGCAGATAAAAAGGACGAATTGGATTCCGACTGTCTGGATCAATACATAAAGCTCCTTATTGAGAGTCTGCTCGTCAAGGGATACCCCAATTGGGATATTGCCGACACACTCAATATAAACATAGAAACGGTCAGGATTTACCGTATGGAGTTTATTTTAAACATCAGCGGTCAAAACTCCATGATACTCAACAAAAACAGGAATAAAGAGTCCATCCCGCTGGGGCGGCGCGAACAACAATTACTCCGGTTGATTGCGGCTGGTTATACCAATGAAGAAATAGCCAACGATATTCTTTACGTGGATATTGAAACGGTTAAAACAATACGTAAAAACCTGATCCTTAAATTTGACGCAAAAAATGCCATGAGCATGGTCATTAGTGCACTACGATTGGGTCTGATCAAAATAGAAGATATCGAAGTTTAA